In the genome of Lysobacter sp. 5GHs7-4, the window AGTCGTAGCGGGTGCCGCGCTCCACGCGCGCGACCGGTTGCCCGGCGCCGCGCAGCAGTTCGGTGGCCTTGCTGGCCCAGGGCGACAGCGTGCCCAGGCGCGGGGTCACGTAGCGGGAAACCGCGCCCGGCTCGCGCGCGGCGGCGTCGGGTTCGGCCTGCAGGATGCGGCGCAGGGTGTCGCCGTCCGGCTGCGCGTCGGCATCGGGCCGGACCCAGTACACGGGCCAGGCGTCGATCAGGCGGACTTCGGGATGGATGGCTTGCAGGCGGGCTTGGAGCCGTTCGCGGCGGAACGGAGACAGGGCCGAAAGGCCCTCGAGGACGATCATGTCCGGGGAACCGTGCAACGTCGGGCCCGGTATTGTATCCAAGCGCCCCGCTCCGCGCCGTTTTCGCCGTTCACGACCGGCCGGACGGGGCCGGGCGCGGCCGGGTGGGCGCCCGAAACCACAGGTCTTGCCCTGCTCCCGCCTGGCTCGCAGCCCACCCCGGTGCGCGCCAACGTCCGAACCCAGACCCCGCTGGCGACGCAGTTCGGCTTGGCGACCGCCCCGAAAACGACGATGCCGCCTCGCGGCGGCATCGGGTTACGGCGTGTCCGGCCGTGTGGCCGGACGGCGACGCTCAGGCGCCGCCGGCGGTGGTCGCGGCGGGCACGGCGTCGACCGGACCGGTCGCGGCCGGCTTGGCGTTGCCGTCGGCGGCCAGCTTGTCCAGGCTCTCGCGCAGCGCGGCCGGCGGCACGTAGCCGCCCAGCTGGGTGCCGTCGGCGGCCAGGATCATCGGCGTGCCGGTCAGGCCCACGCGCTGGCCGACGTCGTACTGCTGGGTGATGGAGTTCTTGCAGTTCTTGTTCGGCACCGCGTGATCGGCCTTGGCGTCGGTCAGGGCCTTGCGGCGGTCGGGCGCGCACCACACCGAGACCATCTTGTTGAAATCCTGGCTGCCGATGCCGGCGCGCGGGAACGCGAGGTATTCGATCGCGATGCCCTGGCGGTTGTACTCGGCGATCTCGCTGTGCAGCTTGCGGCAGTAGCCGCATTCGACGTCGGTGAACACCGACACCGTGTACTTGGGATTGGCCGGCGCGAACACGATGCGCTCGCTGGCCGGGATCGCCTTCAGGGCCTCTTTGCGCATGCCGGCCAGGGCGACTTCGCTGAGGTTCTTCTTGGCGGCGGTGTCGAACAGCGCGCCGCCGGGGCCCGGCAGGAACAGGTAACGGCCGTCGTCGCTGACATAGACCACCTGGC includes:
- a CDS encoding DsbC family protein, with product MKYALFAVLGALSLSACAEAPKPAADAAKTQAAASAKPAEAKAAAGTPDARAIEAIRVLNSRVTVERVGAAPMPGFREAIVAGQVVYVSDDGRYLFLPGPGGALFDTAAKKNLSEVALAGMRKEALKAIPASERIVFAPANPKYTVSVFTDVECGYCRKLHSEIAEYNRQGIAIEYLAFPRAGIGSQDFNKMVSVWCAPDRRKALTDAKADHAVPNKNCKNSITQQYDVGQRVGLTGTPMILAADGTQLGGYVPPAALRESLDKLAADGNAKPAATGPVDAVPAATTAGGA